The Paracholeplasma brassicae genome contains a region encoding:
- the rpsL gene encoding 30S ribosomal protein S12, translated as MPTIAQLVRNGRQDKVTKSKSPYLGIGYNSLQKKETSLNSPQKRGVCVRVTTMTPKKPNSALRKYARVRLSNGIEVNAYIPGVGHSLQEHSVVLIRGGRVKDLPGVRYHIVRGTLDTSGVANRKQARSKYGAKRPKAGKAPVKK; from the coding sequence ATGCCTACTATTGCACAATTAGTTAGAAACGGAAGACAAGACAAAGTTACGAAATCTAAATCACCTTACCTTGGGATTGGATATAATAGCTTACAAAAGAAGGAAACTTCTTTAAACTCACCACAAAAACGTGGGGTTTGTGTCCGTGTTACAACCATGACACCAAAGAAACCTAACTCAGCACTACGTAAATACGCTCGTGTTAGATTATCAAACGGTATCGAAGTTAATGCGTACATTCCTGGTGTAGGTCACTCATTACAAGAACACAGCGTTGTTTTAATTCGCGGTGGACGTGTAAAAGACTTGCCAGGGGTAAGATATCATATCGTACGTGGTACCCTAGATACATCCGGTGTTGCTAACCGTAAACAAGCTCGTTCTAAATATGGCGCTAAGCGTCCAAAAGCTGGAAAAGCACCAGTTAAAAAATAA
- the rpsG gene encoding 30S ribosomal protein S7 has product MPRKGHIAKRDVLPDPIYNSKLVTRVINTIMLDGKKGTAQSILYGAFDRIKEETGRDPIEVFNEAMKNIMPILEVRSRRIGGQNYQVPVEVRQERKQTLGLRWLINYARLRHEKTMEEKLAKEIMDAANGTGAAVKKREDTHRMAEANKAFAHYRW; this is encoded by the coding sequence ATGCCAAGAAAAGGACATATTGCAAAACGTGACGTATTACCTGACCCAATTTACAATTCAAAATTAGTAACTAGAGTTATCAATACAATCATGTTAGACGGTAAAAAAGGTACTGCTCAAAGTATTCTTTATGGTGCGTTCGATCGCATTAAAGAAGAAACAGGAAGAGACCCAATCGAAGTATTTAATGAAGCAATGAAAAATATTATGCCAATCCTTGAAGTACGTTCTAGACGTATCGGGGGACAAAACTACCAAGTACCAGTTGAGGTGCGTCAAGAGCGTAAACAAACGCTTGGATTAAGATGGCTAATCAACTACGCTAGACTACGCCATGAAAAAACAATGGAAGAAAAACTAGCGAAAGAAATTATGGACGCTGCTAACGGTACAGGTGCAGCTGTCAAAAAACGTGAAGATACCCATCGTATGGCTGAAGCAAATAAAGCATTTGCTCACTATCGTTGGTAA
- the fusA gene encoding elongation factor G, with translation MSREFPLNKTRNIGIMAHIDAGKTTTTERILYHTGKIHKIGETHDGASQMDWMEQEQERGITITSAATTAFWKEHRINVIDTPGHVDFTVEVSRSLRVLDGAVTVLDAQAGVEPQTETVWRQATEYKVPRIVFINKMDKTGADFEYSVKSISNRLGVKANPIQWPIGAETQFEGMIDLITMKAYYYDGNADENSVEKEIPAHLLDVATEKRNDLIEAVADFDEEIMMNYLEGEEVTNEQIKRAIRKGTLAVEFFPVICGSAFKNKGVKKMLDAVVDYLPAPTDIESVIGHDEYGAEVVRHASDDEPFTALAFKVMTDPFVGRLTFFRIYAGSVQSGSYILNTTKGKKERLGRLLQMHANHRVEIKEAYAGDIAAAIGLKDTTTGDTLAGEKDTIILESMKFPEPVISVAIEPKTKNDQDKMSNALVKLSEEDPTFRTYTDQETGQTIISGMGELHLDILVDRMKREFKVEANVGAPQVSYRETIGGTADIEGKFIRQSGGRGQYGHVWIKFEPNPGKGFEFVDAIVGGTVPREYIGVVQKGLEEALPNGIVAGYPVMDIKATLFDGSYHDVDSSEMAYKIAASIALKATKEKCQPALLEPIMVVEVVSPEDYVGNVIGDITSRRGRLESQENRGNAISIKAMVPLSEMFGYATSLRSNSQGRATFVMQFDHYEKAPKSITEEIIKKRNA, from the coding sequence ATGTCTCGTGAATTCCCATTAAACAAAACGCGTAACATTGGGATTATGGCCCATATTGACGCGGGAAAAACTACAACTACAGAACGCATCTTATACCACACTGGGAAAATTCACAAAATTGGTGAAACGCACGATGGTGCGTCTCAAATGGACTGGATGGAACAAGAACAAGAACGCGGTATTACCATCACATCAGCAGCAACCACTGCTTTTTGGAAAGAACACCGCATCAACGTAATTGACACCCCAGGCCACGTGGACTTCACAGTAGAAGTTTCACGTTCCCTACGTGTATTAGACGGTGCCGTAACCGTACTTGACGCTCAAGCTGGTGTAGAGCCACAAACAGAAACTGTTTGGCGTCAAGCAACTGAATATAAAGTACCTCGTATTGTTTTCATTAACAAAATGGACAAAACAGGTGCGGACTTCGAATACTCAGTTAAATCAATTAGCAATCGTTTAGGAGTTAAAGCAAACCCTATCCAATGGCCAATTGGTGCAGAGACTCAATTCGAAGGTATGATCGACTTAATTACAATGAAAGCTTACTACTATGATGGTAACGCCGATGAAAATTCTGTCGAAAAAGAAATCCCAGCGCATTTATTAGATGTTGCTACTGAAAAACGCAATGACTTAATCGAAGCGGTTGCTGATTTTGATGAAGAAATTATGATGAATTACCTTGAAGGTGAAGAAGTCACTAACGAACAAATCAAACGTGCAATCCGTAAGGGAACCCTTGCAGTTGAATTCTTCCCAGTGATCTGTGGATCTGCATTCAAAAACAAAGGTGTTAAGAAAATGCTTGATGCAGTAGTTGACTACTTGCCTGCACCAACCGATATCGAATCGGTTATTGGTCATGACGAATACGGCGCTGAGGTAGTAAGACATGCTTCTGATGACGAACCATTTACCGCTTTAGCATTTAAAGTAATGACTGACCCATTCGTGGGACGTTTAACGTTCTTCCGTATTTATGCGGGTAGCGTACAATCAGGTTCATATATTTTAAATACAACCAAAGGTAAGAAAGAACGTCTAGGACGCTTACTACAAATGCATGCGAACCACAGAGTAGAAATTAAAGAAGCTTACGCTGGGGACATCGCAGCTGCGATTGGTTTAAAAGACACAACTACGGGTGATACACTTGCTGGTGAAAAAGATACAATCATTCTTGAAAGTATGAAATTCCCTGAGCCTGTTATCTCAGTAGCAATTGAACCAAAAACCAAAAATGACCAAGACAAGATGTCAAACGCTCTTGTTAAATTATCAGAAGAAGATCCAACATTCAGAACTTATACAGACCAAGAAACAGGACAAACCATCATCTCAGGTATGGGTGAACTTCACCTTGACATCTTAGTTGATCGTATGAAACGTGAATTTAAAGTAGAAGCGAACGTTGGTGCACCTCAAGTATCTTACAGAGAAACCATTGGTGGAACTGCAGATATTGAAGGTAAGTTCATTCGTCAATCAGGTGGTCGTGGACAATACGGTCACGTTTGGATTAAGTTTGAACCAAATCCTGGTAAAGGCTTTGAATTCGTTGACGCAATTGTTGGTGGTACTGTACCTAGAGAATACATCGGTGTGGTACAAAAAGGACTTGAAGAAGCATTGCCAAATGGGATTGTTGCAGGTTACCCTGTAATGGACATTAAAGCAACGCTATTTGACGGTTCATACCATGACGTTGACTCCTCTGAAATGGCTTATAAGATTGCGGCTTCAATCGCACTTAAAGCAACTAAGGAAAAATGTCAACCAGCACTTCTTGAACCAATCATGGTTGTGGAAGTTGTTTCACCTGAGGATTATGTAGGTAACGTTATTGGTGATATTACATCAAGACGTGGACGCCTTGAGTCACAAGAAAATAGAGGAAACGCCATCTCAATTAAAGCGATGGTACCACTATCAGAAATGTTTGGTTATGCAACCTCACTTCGTTCAAACTCTCAAGGACGTGCAACATTCGTAATGCAATTTGACCACTACGAAAAAGCACCGAAGTCAATCACTGAAGAAATCATTAAGAAGCGCAACGCGTAG
- the tuf gene encoding elongation factor Tu — translation MAKQKFERTKPHVNVGTIGHVDHGKTTLTAAISTVLAKKGFAEMRDYASIDSAPEEKERGITINTSHVEYQTEKRHYAHVDCPGHADYVKNMITGAAQMDGGILVVSAADGPMPQTREHILLSRQVGVPKLVVFLNKCDMVDDEELIDLVEMEVRELLSEYDFPGDDVPVIRGSALRALEGDEKWAAKIDELMEAVDTYIDNPVRETDKPFLMPVEDVFTITGRGTVATGRVERGTIVVNTEIEIIGITDTQKSVVTGVEMFRKLLDRAEAGDNIGALLRGVTRDKIQRGQVLAKPGSVKPHSKFEAQVYVLSKEEGGRHTAFFSNYRPQFYFRTTDITGVITLQEGTEMVMPGDNTVMIVELIHPIAIEDGTKFSIREGGRTVGAGSVTKILE, via the coding sequence ATGGCAAAACAAAAATTTGAACGTACAAAACCACACGTTAACGTTGGAACCATCGGTCACGTTGACCACGGTAAAACAACATTAACAGCTGCAATTTCAACAGTTTTAGCTAAAAAAGGTTTCGCAGAAATGAGAGACTATGCTTCAATTGACTCAGCTCCAGAAGAAAAAGAACGTGGTATTACAATTAATACATCACACGTTGAATACCAAACTGAAAAACGTCACTATGCACACGTTGACTGCCCAGGTCACGCCGACTATGTTAAAAACATGATCACAGGTGCTGCTCAAATGGATGGTGGTATCTTAGTTGTATCAGCTGCAGACGGCCCAATGCCACAAACACGTGAACACATCTTGTTATCACGTCAAGTTGGTGTGCCTAAACTAGTTGTATTCTTAAACAAATGCGACATGGTTGATGATGAAGAATTAATCGACTTAGTTGAAATGGAAGTTCGTGAATTACTTTCAGAATATGATTTCCCAGGTGATGACGTTCCTGTTATCCGTGGTTCAGCTCTTAGAGCGCTTGAAGGCGACGAAAAATGGGCTGCAAAAATTGACGAATTAATGGAAGCTGTTGATACTTACATCGACAACCCAGTTCGTGAAACTGACAAGCCATTCTTAATGCCAGTAGAAGACGTATTCACAATCACAGGTCGTGGTACAGTTGCTACAGGTAGAGTAGAACGTGGAACAATCGTAGTCAATACAGAAATTGAAATCATCGGTATCACTGACACTCAAAAATCAGTTGTTACAGGTGTTGAAATGTTCCGTAAATTATTAGACAGAGCAGAAGCTGGAGACAACATTGGTGCTTTATTACGTGGTGTTACACGTGACAAAATCCAAAGAGGTCAAGTATTAGCTAAACCAGGTTCAGTTAAACCTCATAGCAAGTTTGAAGCACAAGTATACGTTCTTTCTAAAGAAGAAGGTGGACGTCATACAGCGTTCTTCTCAAACTACCGTCCTCAATTCTATTTCCGTACAACTGACATTACAGGTGTTATTACACTTCAAGAAGGTACAGAAATGGTTATGCCAGGCGACAACACGGTTATGATCGTTGAACTTATCCACCCAATCGCTATCGAAGATGGTACTAAGTTCTCAATCCGTGAAGGCGGACGTACCGTAGGCGCTGGTTCAGTTACTAAGATTTTAGAATAG
- a CDS encoding TatD family hydrolase: MIDTHAHLNIEAFEDELEDVINRAKRASVDEIIVVGMYEEANQKALTLTKQYHNLYASVGLHPSYVDEGIDFSLLEAQLQDEKVVALGEIGIDLYWVKDNLDKQIRYFKKQIELAIKHKLPIIVHSRNSSSEIYEVLKEYQGRITGVMHCFSDDMSWANQFLNLGFYIGIGGVVTFKNAKEVKEVAKNVPLERLLVETDSPYLAPTPHRGKKNEPAYTAYVLEAIAQLRQMTKEDLNDITTKNAKRLFNKMEG; encoded by the coding sequence ATGATTGACACACACGCACATTTGAATATCGAAGCGTTTGAAGATGAGTTAGAAGACGTCATCAACCGTGCAAAACGAGCAAGTGTTGATGAAATTATCGTTGTTGGTATGTACGAAGAAGCAAACCAAAAGGCACTAACGTTAACTAAACAGTACCATAACCTGTACGCAAGCGTTGGACTACACCCATCGTATGTGGATGAAGGTATTGATTTTTCTCTACTTGAGGCGCAGTTACAAGATGAGAAAGTGGTTGCACTTGGTGAAATTGGCATCGATCTTTACTGGGTAAAAGACAATCTTGATAAACAAATTAGGTACTTTAAAAAACAAATAGAACTTGCCATCAAACACAAGTTACCAATCATTGTCCACAGCAGAAATTCAAGCAGTGAAATCTATGAGGTTCTAAAAGAATATCAAGGAAGAATCACGGGTGTGATGCACTGCTTTTCTGATGATATGTCCTGGGCTAATCAATTTCTAAATCTCGGGTTTTACATTGGTATTGGTGGGGTTGTGACATTTAAAAATGCTAAAGAAGTCAAAGAAGTGGCTAAAAACGTGCCACTAGAAAGGCTTTTAGTTGAAACGGATAGTCCTTATTTGGCGCCAACGCCACATAGAGGAAAGAAAAATGAGCCGGCGTATACCGCTTACGTGCTAGAAGCGATTGCACAGTTAAGACAAATGACAAAAGAAGATCTTAATGACATTACGACAAAAAACGCTAAGCGTTTATTTAATAAAATGGAGGGATAA
- a CDS encoding S1C family serine protease, protein MKKIVTFLLIILSFSILTGCFNTETTTFTLEDVQGQIVDVYDEVSPFTVAVVSYLEDYQTYAGHGSGLLYDKIETTTGFKYFVITNYHVVESQAYLKIYMGKNTYYEAMPHAVHENKDLAIVSFETTADLEVYGTEQFTGSTFVSPKVGSFVIAVGTPLDLDYFNTATLGIVGVTTNLGVIQHDAAINPGNSGGPLFDLNGNLLGFNTWKRAETTTSDGTISVEGIGMAISMFIAVPEVNNLRAGNSTFAQPKLGVTVIDVAKVIDEVYEGVRPEFIESTQTDGVFVSSVVPLRPSYGVILSKDIIIEVNGIAISTTEDLIPLVSQANYGDTFTIKLRRFVDNQFKTIEVTIIM, encoded by the coding sequence ATGAAGAAAATAGTAACTTTCTTATTAATTATTTTAAGTTTTTCAATTTTAACTGGTTGTTTTAACACAGAAACCACAACCTTTACATTAGAAGATGTCCAAGGCCAGATTGTGGATGTTTATGACGAGGTCAGCCCATTTACAGTCGCGGTTGTTTCCTATTTAGAAGATTATCAAACTTACGCAGGGCACGGTTCAGGCCTACTTTACGATAAGATTGAAACCACCACAGGCTTTAAATACTTTGTGATAACGAATTACCACGTCGTTGAATCTCAGGCGTATCTAAAAATATACATGGGCAAAAATACCTATTATGAAGCAATGCCTCACGCCGTTCATGAGAATAAAGATTTAGCGATTGTTTCATTTGAAACGACGGCGGATTTAGAAGTTTATGGCACAGAACAATTCACAGGCTCTACGTTTGTTTCACCAAAAGTGGGTTCGTTTGTGATTGCCGTAGGTACCCCGCTTGATCTTGATTATTTTAATACCGCAACCTTAGGGATTGTTGGTGTGACGACCAATCTAGGCGTGATTCAACACGACGCAGCCATTAACCCAGGTAATAGTGGTGGCCCACTATTTGATCTAAATGGCAATCTACTCGGTTTTAACACATGGAAACGTGCCGAAACCACCACGAGTGATGGCACCATCTCCGTTGAGGGCATTGGTATGGCAATTTCGATGTTTATTGCAGTACCTGAGGTCAACAACCTAAGAGCTGGCAATTCTACATTTGCACAACCTAAACTTGGTGTAACGGTGATTGATGTAGCAAAAGTGATTGATGAAGTATATGAGGGTGTAAGACCTGAGTTTATTGAAAGCACTCAAACTGATGGTGTGTTTGTCAGTAGTGTTGTGCCACTAAGACCTTCATATGGTGTCATTCTTTCAAAAGATATAATCATTGAGGTTAATGGTATCGCGATTTCAACCACTGAGGATTTAATTCCTCTTGTGTCACAAGCAAACTATGGTGATACATTTACGATTAAACTCAGACGCTTTGTGGATAATCAGTTTAAAACAATCGAAGTTACAATTATAATGTAG
- a CDS encoding CinA family protein translates to MTNYSKDVFLQLLKYNYTIAFAESMTGGALASNLVLNPGASDVIGYSVVTYSDQVKIKHLNINPMLIDIHGVVSNVIAMEMAKSVRQIAESNIGVGITGNAGPTATGNAQVGEVWVAVDYLGEVYSYHLQLKQLSREEVIEQTVKVVYSMLNQLLKK, encoded by the coding sequence GTGACTAATTACTCAAAGGATGTATTTTTACAACTACTGAAATACAACTACACGATTGCGTTTGCAGAAAGCATGACCGGTGGGGCACTTGCCTCTAACCTGGTGTTAAATCCAGGGGCATCTGATGTCATTGGCTATTCGGTCGTCACTTATAGTGATCAAGTAAAAATCAAACACTTAAACATCAATCCAATGCTGATTGATATTCATGGTGTTGTTTCTAATGTGATTGCCATGGAAATGGCAAAGTCAGTTAGACAAATTGCAGAATCAAATATTGGGGTTGGTATCACTGGAAATGCTGGTCCAACAGCCACAGGAAACGCTCAGGTAGGCGAAGTTTGGGTCGCAGTAGACTACTTAGGTGAGGTGTATTCTTATCATCTACAGCTCAAACAATTAAGTAGAGAAGAAGTCATTGAGCAAACCGTTAAAGTGGTCTATTCAATGCTCAATCAGTTGTTAAAAAAATAG
- the rpsF gene encoding 30S ribosomal protein S6: MKKYEIMYIIRPNLESEETKAVIANLSNIFTERQSQVLELKEIGLKDLAYEIDHLKKGYYVWTLVNANNEAIDEFNRVIRITESVIRYIVVKDGE; encoded by the coding sequence ATGAAGAAATACGAAATTATGTACATCATTCGTCCGAACTTAGAAAGTGAAGAAACCAAAGCAGTGATTGCGAACTTAAGTAACATTTTTACTGAAAGACAATCACAAGTTTTAGAACTTAAAGAAATCGGATTGAAAGACTTGGCATATGAAATCGACCATCTTAAAAAGGGTTACTATGTGTGGACACTAGTTAACGCTAATAACGAAGCGATCGATGAGTTTAACCGTGTGATTCGCATTACTGAATCAGTGATTCGTTACATCGTTGTAAAAGACGGCGAATAA
- the ssb gene encoding single-stranded DNA-binding protein, translated as MLNRVILVGRITKDPELKRTQTNIAVVSFTLAIDRQFTNEQGERQADFIQCVVWRKQAENVAQFVRKGALLGIDGRIQTRTYEGPNGDTRYVTEVLCDSVQFLESKKSQEQTSPQDFESNTYQEEDPFVSTGKSLAAEEDLPF; from the coding sequence ATGCTTAATCGAGTGATTTTAGTAGGGAGAATAACCAAAGACCCGGAATTAAAAAGAACTCAAACGAATATTGCAGTGGTATCATTTACGTTGGCGATTGATCGTCAATTTACGAATGAACAAGGCGAAAGACAAGCAGATTTTATCCAATGTGTTGTATGGCGTAAACAAGCTGAGAACGTGGCCCAATTTGTAAGAAAAGGGGCATTACTCGGGATTGATGGACGCATACAAACCAGAACTTATGAAGGTCCTAACGGTGATACTCGTTACGTAACTGAAGTGTTGTGCGACTCTGTTCAATTCTTAGAATCTAAGAAATCACAAGAACAAACCAGCCCGCAAGATTTTGAAAGTAACACTTACCAAGAAGAAGACCCATTTGTTTCAACAGGAAAGAGTCTAGCTGCAGAAGAAGATTTACCATTCTAA
- the rpsR gene encoding 30S ribosomal protein S18, with translation MQQRGGFKRRRKVCYFTQNKATHIDFKDVELLKRFISDRGKILPRRVTGTSAKWQRPLAVAIKRARHMALIPYVKE, from the coding sequence ATGCAACAAAGAGGCGGATTCAAAAGACGTCGTAAAGTATGCTATTTTACACAAAATAAAGCAACTCACATCGATTTTAAAGATGTTGAACTATTAAAGCGTTTCATCTCAGACAGAGGTAAGATTTTACCACGTCGTGTGACTGGAACATCAGCTAAATGGCAACGTCCATTAGCGGTTGCGATTAAACGTGCAAGACACATGGCATTAATACCATACGTAAAAGAATAA